A single Candidatus Polarisedimenticolia bacterium DNA region contains:
- the xrtH gene encoding exosortase H, whose translation MVQGEFRAFALKFGAYFILGHFFFLIPPVSRALVEPWTAANARWAAAMANQIESGYAADGQSVQAGTARLSVELGCNGVDAFCLCASAILAFPASWSRRAIGIGLAMFGVFGLNLVRLSNLYLIARHFPARLELFHVYIWQTLIGVLSLGLFLLWGRYLARPATASRSPVSP comes from the coding sequence ATGGTGCAGGGAGAGTTCCGAGCCTTCGCCCTGAAATTCGGCGCCTATTTCATCCTGGGCCACTTCTTCTTCCTCATCCCGCCCGTCAGCCGCGCGCTCGTCGAGCCGTGGACGGCGGCGAACGCCCGCTGGGCGGCCGCCATGGCCAATCAGATCGAGAGCGGCTATGCCGCCGATGGACAGTCGGTCCAGGCGGGGACCGCGCGCCTATCGGTCGAGCTCGGGTGCAACGGCGTGGATGCGTTCTGCCTTTGCGCCAGCGCCATCCTCGCTTTTCCCGCTTCCTGGTCGCGGCGCGCCATCGGCATCGGCTTGGCGATGTTCGGTGTCTTCGGATTGAACCTGGTGCGGCTTTCGAACCTTTACCTGATTGCGCGCCATTTTCCCGCGCGGCTGGAGCTGTTCCACGTCTACATCTGGCAGACCTTGATCGGAGTCCTGTCCCTGGGCTTGTTCCTCCTGTGGGGGCGATACCTTGCCCGCCCGGCCACCGCGAGCCGC